From a region of the Candida albicans SC5314 chromosome 1, complete sequence genome:
- a CDS encoding uncharacterized protein (Putative SH3-domain-containing protein), translated as MSSEINKLSNLVSNHLKIVDKRITGNEQFHWNRLKRTPQILKQKIKFAGGSYTVDQTFNELDEELLVIDASIKKLIKYTKVFGESMNQVLSNSVCSAESFQNLIDPYTNLKSDSQILEDAYATWSKITKYKHKVKDVFVENEIDHLVSSVEKKLSEITKIYKAVFKKIELRKTALLDYDKVYNDHESLLLKQEQSELTLKQNNQLYSLERKLDDTKIRYTRINSLLVRELPLLIRLTQEVMGYVQAHIYYVHLTFCYQVAERIKETEFIENDVNKIVTDFMLMNDPIVQEIETYILTSHQAESNNDDNKTKESYCYALHDFAGQEESDLRFSKGDKIKILVGNGTWWEGQLNGK; from the coding sequence ATGAGTTCCGAAATCAACAAGCTTTCCAATttggtttcaaatcatttaaagATTGTCGATAAGAGAATTACAGGAAATGAACAATTTCATTGGAATAGACTCAAAAGAACTCCTCaaatattaaaacaaaaaatcaagTTTGCTGGCGGCTCTTACACTGTCGATCAAACTTTCAATGAATTGGACGAGGAACTTCTTGTAATTGACGCTTCCATCAAGAAGTTGATAAAGTACACAAAAGTCTTTGGTGAAAGTATGAATCAAGTATTGTCCAACTCCGTTTGTTCAGCAGAAAGTTTCCAGAACTTAATTGATCCTTACACCAATTTGAAGAGCGACAGTCAAATCTTGGAGGACGCTTATGCCACTTGGTCTAAAATTACCAAATATAAGCATAAAGTCAAAGatgtttttgttgaaaacgAAATTGACCACTTGGTATCTTCTGTGGAGAAAAAATTACTGGAAATAACTAAAATTTATAAAGCTGTCTTCAAGAAGATTGAATTGCGGAAAACCGCATTATTGGATTATGATAAAGTTTACAATGACCATGAGTCATTATTGCTAAAACAAGAGCAAAGCGAGCTCActttaaaacaaaacaaccAACTTTATTCCTTAGAAAGAAAACTTGACGATACCAAAATTAGGTATACAAGgataaattcattattggtGAGAGAGCTACCACTTTTGATACGTTTAACACAAGAGGTAATGGGGTACGTCCAGGCTCATATTTATTACGTCCATTTAACTTTCTGTTATCAAGTTGCTGAAAGAATCAAAGAAACTGAGttcattgaaaatgatgtGAACAAAATTGTTACCGACTTTATGCTCATGAATGACCCAATTGTTCAAGAAATAGAAACATATATATTGACGTCACACCAAGCAGAATCAaacaatgatgataataaaactaaagaaTCATACTGCTATGCTTTACATGACTTTGCTGGACAAGAGGAGTCAGACTTGCGATTTTCCAAAGGGGACAAAATCAAGATTCTTGTTGGGAATGGAACTTGGTGGGAAGGGCAATTAAACGGAAAATAG
- the MSS116 gene encoding ATP-dependent RNA helicase (Putative DEAD-box protein; required for efficient splicing of mitochondrial Group I and II introns; Hap43-induced; rat catheter biofilm induced), whose amino-acid sequence MLKQLSRSLGIRSSPIVANLIRSKQVCTRGFHISLVKQNTSSKVNEITDITSDSLKVKEDAAGSDLPSTKTDKKSKSESFQPVKFEDFKGKGYIHDSIINSLHKNDFKELTPIQQKSLVPIFNTEKGLVCRAKTGTGKTLAFAVPTLQYAYKNRGKGVSTVVLVPTRDLAFQIEEEYRKLISHLKYNERPNLELIIGGQRTSFNPRRPAEIVIATPGRLEKELQTDRKLAKCFSNVTYRIYDEADRLLDVGFESVLNEIDGLLYKVRTTPKPIKSLLFSATVDEAISEFSKKHIHPEYEFLNTVTKDDLEIPENIHQQLIECTDGIDKVNVSLSELHGIMKQHNDYKVIVFLPTKTAVDWFYEYITNALDDELFELFSKPPRVFMLHGGRSVRQRSAALKGFKVAKKGILISTDVAARGIDVKDVTNVMQMFPSVEIADYIHKVGRTGRAGKKGKASLFATPAELPYVSLLKRKRKVKFQEVIQSEKLNSSNIIDQIESPLDSTKEFLATMVGYLQQLQSAHRLDYDSLVIENMELYRKLVRDDKAMLESRILSRIGKGISAHVKRRYFTRTRYQSHDDAEFDSYSDFSRSGMSQRPRSNDRSSKMTFNGRGKYGNNRNNDWSYQNKNRYNNNNNRQTERSYDSDRKSHNDWKYEKKFEHRRIRDHDE is encoded by the coding sequence ATGTTAAAACAGTTGAGCAGATCGTTGGGAATACGATCAAGCCCCATAGTGGCAAATTTAATTAGATCCAAACAAGTTTGTACACGTGGATTTCATATTTCCCTTGTTAAACAAAATACTAGTTCTAAGGTAAATGAAATAACTGACATCACGAGTGATAGTCTTAAAGTAAAGGAAGATGCTGCCGGATCTGATCTTCCATCAACCAAAACAgataaaaaatcaaaactgGAATCATTCCAACCTGTTAAATTTGAAGACTTTAAAGGAAAGGGATATATTCATGATAGTATAATCAACTCATTAcataaaaatgattttaaagAATTGACGCCAATCCAACAAAAATCTTTAGTGCCTATTTTCAACACCGAAAAGGGTTTGGTGTGTAGAGCAAAGACAGGTACAGGTAAAACTTTAGCATTTGCTGTGCCAACATTACAGTATGCCTATAAAAATAGAGGTAAAGGTGTCAGCACCGTCGTTTTGGTTCCAACACGTGACTTGgcttttcaaattgaagaGGAATACAGAAAGCTTATCTCCcatttgaaatataatGAAAGACCTAATcttgaattgattatagGAGGTCAGAGGACATCGTTTAACCCTAGACGTCCAGCAGAAATCGTTATTGCTACACCTGGTCGTttggaaaaagaattacaaaCGGATCGTAAACTTGCCAAGTGTTTTAGCAATGTAACATACCGTATTTATGATGAAGCTGATAGATTGTTAGATGTTGGTTTTGAGAGTGTCTTGAATGAGATTGATGGCCTTCTTTATAAAGTAAGAACTACCCCTaaaccaatcaaatcattattgtttaGTGCAACTGTTGATGAAGCTATTTCTGAGTTTTCCAAAAAACATATTCATCCAGAATATGAGTTCTTAAACACTGTTACCAAAGATGATTTAGAGATCCCGGAGAATATCCATCAACAGTTGATTGAGTGTACTGATGGTATTGATAAAGTCAATGTCTCTCTTCTGGAATTACATGGTATTATGAAGCAACACAATGATTATAAAGTGATTGTATTTTTACCCACCAAGACTGCTGTTGATTGGTTTTATGAATATATCACAAATGCATTagatgatgaattatttgaattattttcaaagCCACCAAGAGTTTTCATGTTACATGGTGGAAGAAGTGTTCGTCAACGTTCTGCTGCCTTGAAAGGATTTAAGGTGGCAAAAAAAGGGATTTTAATCTCCACTGATGTTGCTGCCAGAGGTATTGACGTTAAAGATGTAACCAATGTTATGCAAATGTTCCCTTCTGTGGAAATTGCTGACTATATTCATAAAGTTGGAAGAACAGGAAGAGCAGgaaagaaaggaaaggCATCATTGTTTGCCACTCCCGCTGAATTACCATATGTTCtgttattgaaaagaaagagaaaagttAAGTTTCAAGAGGTTATCCAATCTGAGAAGTTAAACAGTTCAAACATTATCGATCAAATTGAATCTCCTTTGGATTCAACAAAGGAATTTTTAGCCACAATGGTTGGTTATTTACAACAGTTGCAAAGTGCTCATCGTCTTGATTATGATCTGTTAGTGATTGAGAATATGGAACTATACCGTAAGCTCGTTAGAGATGATAAAGCTATGTTGGAAAGCAGAATTTTGAGTAGGATTGGAAAAGGCATCAGTGCTCATGTCAAACGTAGATATTTTACAAGAACAAGGTATCAAAGTCATGATGATGCTGAATTTGATTCTTATTCTGATTTCTCAAGATCTGGTATGTCACAAAGACCTAGAAGCAATGATAGAAGTAGTAAAATGACATTTAACGGGAGAGGCAAATATGGaaacaatagaaataaCGATTGGTCTTATCAAAATAAGAACAggtataataataataataataggCAAACCGAAAGATCATACGACAGTGATAGGAAATCCCATAATGACTGgaaatatgaaaaaaagtTTGAGCATAGAAGAATTCGTGATCATGATGAATAA
- a CDS encoding aminoacyl-tRNA hydrolase (Ortholog(s) have aminoacyl-tRNA hydrolase activity, role in mitochondrial translation and mitochondrion localization), which yields MLRGLIKPFLPVTQLPLSCSRRYLFIASIGNPEPQYANTRHNAGHRLMNQLIDVYWKDHVYKKGPYYLSTKYSNLVLFKSNDSLMNLQGLPISKHFGKHDQGKSALVVLHDELQVDLGKYQIRKPGTSSRGHNGLKSIDKYLKNRYFKLGIGIGRPPASQSVVHYVLKNFSSQELDVIDWEVLPKCVKDLENMVIKDLELQSGKEKINGI from the coding sequence ATGCTACGAGGTCTCATCAAACCGTTTCTTCCGGTCACTCAACTCCCTTTATCTTGCTCAAGaagatatttatttattgcCTCTATAGGAAATCCTGAGCCGCAATACGCTAATACCAGACATAATGCTGGACATAGATTGATGaaccaattgattgatgtaTACTGGAAAGATCATGTTTACAAGAAAGGTCCTTATTATCTATCCACCAAATATTCCAATCTAGTACTTTTCAAATCCAATGATTCACTAATGAACCTACAAGGGTTGCCAATTTCGAAACATTTTGGTAAACATGATCAAGGCAAATCTGCTTTGGTGGTTCTTCATGATGAATTACAGGTTGATTTAGGTAAATATCAGATCCGTAAACCTGGTACAAGCTCAAGAGGACATAATGGATTGAAGTCCATTGATAAGTATCTCAAGAATAGATATTTTAAGCTTGGAATAGGTATTGGTCGCCCGCCAGCGTCACAATCAGTAGTGCACTATGTCTTGAAAAACTTTCTGCTGCAAGAGTTGGATGTGATTGATTGGGAAGTATTACCAAAATGCGTAAAAGATTTAGAGAATATGGTTATAAAAGATTTAGAACTACAAAGTGGTAAGGAGAAGATAAACGGCATATGA
- a CDS encoding uncharacterized protein (Protein of unknown function; C. albicans- and C. dubliniensis specific gene; rat catheter biofilm repressed) yields the protein MSNDNTVQVNKPETLASILEYLQQESIFSAEDKCSQDEILKDCPQFFVNDPSKKLNWQQLAECFEDVFTKYTAETCELKEQIEELVQKRKTLFESYEKLDQERAKARIEKSLSWIITKEDNLSKFKSEVNTLLQTTDSEDKPARDKVT from the exons ATGTCTAATGATAACACAGTACAGGTCAATAAACCAGAAACCTTAGCATCAATTCTTGAGTATTTGCAACAGGAAAGTATCTTTAGTGCAGAGGACAAATGCAGTCAAGATGAGATACTAAAAGATTGTCCACAATTCTTTGTAAACGATCCAAGCAAAAAACTTAATTGGCAACAGTTGGCAGAATGTTTTGAGGATGTCTTTACAAAGTATACTGCAGAAACCTGTGAGTTGaaagaacaaattgaaGAGCTAGTTCAA AAACGAAAAACACTATTTGAAAGTTATGAAAAGCTCGATCAGGAAAGAGCTAAAGCTCG tattgaaaaatcattgaGTTGGATCATTACCAAAGAAGACAACTTATCAAAGTTCAAATCAGAAGTGAACACTTTGTTGCAAACCACAGACTCGGAAGATAAGCCAGCAAGGGACAAGGTAACTTAG